GAAACAGATTAACTCCTGTTATCTTATGCAAAAAGATTTGGAACAAAAGGAAGAGCTTAAGTGTCAGTTAACCCAAAAAAGTAGCAAGTTGTGTAGTGAGGAAGGAGATTTGACTGCCTTCTGTGCATCTACTTCTCCTAGAGTCAAGACAATTTTAAATGACCCGGCTGCAGCTCTGAGTTTTGGCAGATTGACTGGCAGAGATGCGTACAACTCCTTTGGCTGTGGATCTTTACAGATTACAGTGACTCAAGACTGCAAGGTCATTGAATCTCTAGAGGGAAGGGACTGCCAAGCACTGAATGTGGTTCGCACACAGACAGGGTCTGAAGATggttacagaaagcaaaaggtttATGAAACCGATGAattcattcattatttattaaactACTATCAGACACCGAGCTATGAACGTGTTTCCCTAGTGACAAAAAACTCTGCCAACAATTCCTGGTGGAAGAGAGTGGTGTGCGATGATGATAGTGGCTTTCACATCAGCTTGCGTAACAAGCAAGGTCGGCATTTGAGAGAAGTGAGTCTTGTACAAAATCTCAACGACAGAAATTGCACTAGTGATGATAACTGTAGACTGGTCATCACTGCTGGGGAATCAACAGACACAGTGCGCAAAAATAAGACCTATGCAGATAGGCTtgcaaaaaaaatgcacatacaGAGGAGTGACACGCTCTCTGTTGATCACTTAATGCGTGCTGAACCAAATCATTCTTTGgattgcactgctgctgctcaagaTGAGGAATTTGAACAAGAAGATGGTAGAAATGATGTTACCAAACTGTACAGAACTTGTAGATCTGCTCACAGATTAAAGGACTTGTTGGAAGAGATCAGTGATTCCAAGTACTTTAGTGAGGCACACAGCGGTGCAATGAAGAATACAGAAAGGAGTGAGCAAATCTACAGCAATTGTAATAAAGGGTGTTTGCctgcaggagagaaagagagaaaattactGGTTTATTTCAAGAATGTAACTCTGGAAGGtcaaacaaaggaaagcagcaaatgTAACTTCTGCTCTAATTCCGCCCATGAGGACTTGGCTAGGCAGTGTGATCATAACATTGAACAGTCATGCAAGAGGTCTAGCAGTAAATTGAGACATGAAGGACAGAAAAGTGAGAGACATTttggggaagaggaaagaaatactctcaaaatgaagaaaaagaggaaaaagctttcttctgatttcttgtCTGATGAATGTGGCTTTTCAGAGACTGAGAGCTGCATACAGCTGGAGTCACTCAGAAAGATAcgaagaaaatgtaataaagcTTTTCACAACAAAGTTAAATTCAAGACGCTTCAcgcaggcacagcagcaccaggcatcACCACTTCTGATTGCTTTCCACTTCAGGAGACCCTCCGGCGCACAGGTGAGAGACAGGTAAATCAGAGCTGATCTGAATGCAATTGATAGTCATAGTTCTCTGGCAGGTTAGATTAGCTGCCACACTTCTTACAGTGATGGACGGtaagtgtttttaaaagcttaacaCAGTGTGAAAGTGGTACAAAAAGACTGTGGTTGCACTGCAGCTACATGTTTTGTCAGTTCAGCTCAGAAATCTGAGCAGCTGCAGTTGGAAAGTAGTATTTGTCTCTTAATTGGGTAAAATATTGGTAGATAGGTGGTAATTCTGTTCATAACAACATGCATGCTAATGACTCAACACGCTCTAGAACAACTGCAGAGTTGTAAGGCGGCTCAATGTGTAGTACATCTGTGTGGGAGGTGCTGTCTCAAGTTAGTGGATTTCAGTTTAGGTGATCACCTGATTTCCATATGCAGTGCTTCATCTCTGAATATTGTTCTTCACAACCTTTTCTCAGTGTACTATGCTTTCAAGTTTGCTGGCAGCTGCCTAACAGCCACCTCCCCATatcttcccctccctcccccttcaAAAACTAATTTCAAGTAACTTTCTCATATACTTATCTACAGGAGATGAGAGGAAATTAATATTGAGAAGAGAGATGGATGCAGATGAAAGAGGATGCCCTCTCTTTCCTCTTGAGCTAATTCAGACAAACCCCTGCTCAGATACTTTCTGTGGAGCAGAGCCCAGAAGAGGATGCTGAACAGCTACTATATAATAGCTCTTAAGCTCCTATGTAGAGGTGGAAGAAGAAAGCCCTTTAGCCAGTAAAAGGTATTGGAAATACTTGGGCTTTTTTCCTTAGATAATTCCTTAAGTTAGAATTATCTAACTGGTGTAGCAAGCCACAGAAACTGAATCTTTATTTACCTTTTGGATACAAGGACCAAAATTTTCTCCAGGGCCAAACAAGCTTTCGTGGACCAGTTGCTAAGAATTTGAAGTTATATGGATTCAGATCTCAGAGATAAACTCTGATTGACATTGACTCAATTCCCTACATTAACAGATACAGTATTTAGTAATATCAAgtccctggaaaaaaaaaaaccaaaaacaaaaacaacaagaagcaCATAGATATACAAATCATAGAGCAAGGATATGAAGTGCCTTCTCAATCAGATTGTTAAAATTATGGAATTGGAAGCTGTGGGGGACATTTATACATAATA
This region of Coturnix japonica isolate 7356 chromosome 4, Coturnix japonica 2.1, whole genome shotgun sequence genomic DNA includes:
- the LOC107312940 gene encoding A-kinase anchor protein 17B isoform X1; the protein is MWILGDRLLIISSSKSDIQAPRTQSVKQVSSKLSHIDNYLEKNVMMNKKFKREKRKLSSRREERQIEGDEKHPQKQHKVPAEEQQWPENVPEWEERKSLLAQRRVESIRLLTVLLNHVKDFVQLASQKVDPSLGIRKDDSFSGTALKAIHQKQINSCYLMQKDLEQKEELKCQLTQKSSKLCSEEGDLTAFCASTSPRVKTILNDPAAALSFGRLTGRDAYNSFGCGSLQITVTQDCKVIESLEGRDCQALNVVRTQTGSEDGYRKQKVYETDEFIHYLLNYYQTPSYERVSLVTKNSANNSWWKRVVCDDDSGFHISLRNKQGRHLREVSLVQNLNDRNCTSDDNCRLVITAGESTDTVRKNKTYADRLAKKMHIQRSDTLSVDHLMRAEPNHSLDCTAAAQDEEFEQEDGRNDVTKLYRTCRSAHRLKDLLEEISDSKYFSEAHSGAMKNTERSEQIYSNCNKGCLPAGEKERKLLVYFKNVTLEGQTKESSKCNFCSNSAHEDLARQCDHNIEQSCKRSSSKLRHEGQKSERHFGEEERNTLKMKKKRKKLSSDFLSDECGFSETESCIQLESLRKIRRKCNKAFHNKVKFKTLHAGTAAPGITTSDCFPLQETLRRTGDERKLILRREMDADERGCPLFPLELIQTNPCSDTFCGAEPRRGC
- the LOC107312940 gene encoding A-kinase anchor protein 17B isoform X2, with product MWILGDRLLIISSSKSDIQAPRTQSVKQVSSKLSHIDNYLEKNVMMNKKFKREKRKLSSRREERQIEGDEKHPQKQHKVPAEEQQWPENVPEWEERKSLLAQRRVESIRLLTVLLNHVKDFVQLASQKVDPSLGIRKDDSFSGTALKAIHQKQINSCYLMQKDLEQKEELKCQLTQKSSKLCSEEGDLTAFCASTSPRVKTILNDPAAALSFGRLTGRDAYNSFGCGSLQITVTQDCKVIESLEGRDCQALNVVRTQTGSEDGYRKQKVYETDEFIHYLLNYYQTPSYERVSLVTKNSANNSWWKRVVCDDDSGFHISLRNKQGRHLREVSLVQNLNDRNCTSDDNCRLVITAGESTDTVRKNKTYADRLAKKMHIQRSDTLSVDHLMRAEPNHSLDCTAAAQDEEFEQEDGRNDVTKLYRTCRSAHRLKDLLEEISDSKYFSEAHSGAMKNTERSEQIYSNCNKGCLPAGEKERKLLVYFKNVTLEGQTKESSKCNFCSNSAHEDLARQCDHNIEQSCKRSSSKLRHEGQKSERHFGEEERNTLKMKKKRKKLSSDFLSDECGFSETESCIQLESLRKIRRKCNKAFHNKVKFKTLHAGTAAPGITTSDCFPLQETLRRTGERQEMRGN